A single region of the Strigops habroptila isolate Jane chromosome 3, bStrHab1.2.pri, whole genome shotgun sequence genome encodes:
- the KCTD17 gene encoding BTB/POZ domain-containing protein KCTD17 isoform X1 — protein sequence MRMEGRENMQDAVGLSCTWDIPPPTGTHPKWVRLNVGGTVFLTTRQTLCREQKSFLCRLCQGEELQSDRDETGAYLIDRDPTYFGPILNFLRHGKLVLDKDMAEEGVLEEAEFYNIGPLIRIIKDRLEEKDYTVTQVPPKHVYRVLQCQEEELTQMVSTMSDGWRFEQLVNIGSSYNYGNEDQTEFLCVVSKELYNSPNGLSSEPSHKAKKELPWLILQVSTLSSLCPACWATEHRGGPGGGRAGGGGGGRDRSRSRGERCSKSLRKMIKITPKHRPVHLSGMLPVCTLSSCQPELCMSDSLPSCGCYKPEV from the exons atgaggatggagggCAGGGAGAACATGCAGGATGCCGTGGGGCTAAGCTGCACCTGGGACATCCCACCACCCACTGGCACCCATCCCAAGTGGGTGAGGCTCAATGTGGGGGGCACAGTCTTCCTCACCACCAGGCAGACCCTGTGTCGGGAGCAGAAATCTTTCCTGTGTCGTTTGTGCCAGGGCGAGGAGCTGCAGTCGGACCGG GATGAGACTGGTGCATACCTAATAGACCGGGACCCCACTTACTTTGGACCAATCCTGAATTTCCTCCGTCATGGGAAGCTGGTTCTGGATAAAGATATGGCTGAAGAAG GTGTCCTAGAAGAAGCCGAGTTCTACAACATTGGTCCTTTAATCCGAATAATCAAGGATCGACTGGAGGAGAAGGACTACACAGTAACTCAG GTACCTCCTAAGCATGTCTACCGTGTGCTACAGTGCCAGGAAGAGGAGCTCACTCAGATGGTTTCCACTATGTCAGATGGATGGCGCTTTGAGCAG CTTGTGAACATTGGTTCATCCTATAACTATGGAAATGAGGACCAGACAGAGTTCCTGTGCGTGGTCTCCAAAGAGCTGTACAACTCCCCCAATGGCCTGAGCTCTGAGCCCAGCCACAAAGCCAAG AAAGAACTGCCATGGCTCATCTTGCAAGTATCCactctttcttccctttgtccTGCATGCTGGGCCACAGAGCACAGAGGAGGacctggaggaggaagagcaggaggtggaggaggaggcagagacagaagcagaagcagaggagaaaggtgCAGCAAATCCTTGaggaaaatgataaaaataaccCCCAAGCATAGACCCGTCCACCTTTCTG gtaTGTTACCTGTCTGCACTCTCAGCTCCTGCCAGCCTGAGCTCTGCATGAGTGACTCACTTCCCTCCTGTGG
- the KCTD17 gene encoding BTB/POZ domain-containing protein KCTD17 isoform X3 — translation MRMEGRENMQDAVGLSCTWDIPPPTGTHPKWVRLNVGGTVFLTTRQTLCREQKSFLCRLCQGEELQSDRDETGAYLIDRDPTYFGPILNFLRHGKLVLDKDMAEEGVLEEAEFYNIGPLIRIIKDRLEEKDYTVTQVPPKHVYRVLQCQEEELTQMVSTMSDGWRFEQLVNIGSSYNYGNEDQTEFLCVVSKELYNSPNGLSSEPSHKAKVCYLSALSAPASLSSA, via the exons atgaggatggagggCAGGGAGAACATGCAGGATGCCGTGGGGCTAAGCTGCACCTGGGACATCCCACCACCCACTGGCACCCATCCCAAGTGGGTGAGGCTCAATGTGGGGGGCACAGTCTTCCTCACCACCAGGCAGACCCTGTGTCGGGAGCAGAAATCTTTCCTGTGTCGTTTGTGCCAGGGCGAGGAGCTGCAGTCGGACCGG GATGAGACTGGTGCATACCTAATAGACCGGGACCCCACTTACTTTGGACCAATCCTGAATTTCCTCCGTCATGGGAAGCTGGTTCTGGATAAAGATATGGCTGAAGAAG GTGTCCTAGAAGAAGCCGAGTTCTACAACATTGGTCCTTTAATCCGAATAATCAAGGATCGACTGGAGGAGAAGGACTACACAGTAACTCAG GTACCTCCTAAGCATGTCTACCGTGTGCTACAGTGCCAGGAAGAGGAGCTCACTCAGATGGTTTCCACTATGTCAGATGGATGGCGCTTTGAGCAG CTTGTGAACATTGGTTCATCCTATAACTATGGAAATGAGGACCAGACAGAGTTCCTGTGCGTGGTCTCCAAAGAGCTGTACAACTCCCCCAATGGCCTGAGCTCTGAGCCCAGCCACAAAGCCAAG gtaTGTTACCTGTCTGCACTCTCAGCTCCTGCCAGCCTGAGCTCTGCATGA
- the KCTD17 gene encoding BTB/POZ domain-containing protein KCTD17 isoform X4 has product MRMEGRENMQDAVGLSCTWDIPPPTGTHPKWVRLNVGGTVFLTTRQTLCREQKSFLCRLCQGEELQSDRDETGAYLIDRDPTYFGPILNFLRHGKLVLDKDMAEEGVLEEAEFYNIGPLIRIIKDRLEEKDYTVTQVPPKHVYRVLQCQEEELTQMVSTMSDGWRFEQLVNIGSSYNYGNEDQTEFLCVVSKELYNSPNGLSSEPSHKAKLLQARGLRM; this is encoded by the exons atgaggatggagggCAGGGAGAACATGCAGGATGCCGTGGGGCTAAGCTGCACCTGGGACATCCCACCACCCACTGGCACCCATCCCAAGTGGGTGAGGCTCAATGTGGGGGGCACAGTCTTCCTCACCACCAGGCAGACCCTGTGTCGGGAGCAGAAATCTTTCCTGTGTCGTTTGTGCCAGGGCGAGGAGCTGCAGTCGGACCGG GATGAGACTGGTGCATACCTAATAGACCGGGACCCCACTTACTTTGGACCAATCCTGAATTTCCTCCGTCATGGGAAGCTGGTTCTGGATAAAGATATGGCTGAAGAAG GTGTCCTAGAAGAAGCCGAGTTCTACAACATTGGTCCTTTAATCCGAATAATCAAGGATCGACTGGAGGAGAAGGACTACACAGTAACTCAG GTACCTCCTAAGCATGTCTACCGTGTGCTACAGTGCCAGGAAGAGGAGCTCACTCAGATGGTTTCCACTATGTCAGATGGATGGCGCTTTGAGCAG CTTGTGAACATTGGTTCATCCTATAACTATGGAAATGAGGACCAGACAGAGTTCCTGTGCGTGGTCTCCAAAGAGCTGTACAACTCCCCCAATGGCCTGAGCTCTGAGCCCAGCCACAAAGCCAAG
- the KCTD17 gene encoding BTB/POZ domain-containing protein KCTD17 isoform X2: MRMEGRENMQDAVGLSCTWDIPPPTGTHPKWVRLNVGGTVFLTTRQTLCREQKSFLCRLCQGEELQSDRDETGAYLIDRDPTYFGPILNFLRHGKLVLDKDMAEEGVLEEAEFYNIGPLIRIIKDRLEEKDYTVTQVPPKHVYRVLQCQEEELTQMVSTMSDGWRFEQLVNIGSSYNYGNEDQTEFLCVVSKELYNSPNGLSSEPSHKAKSTEEDLEEEEQEVEEEAETEAEAEEKGAANP, translated from the exons atgaggatggagggCAGGGAGAACATGCAGGATGCCGTGGGGCTAAGCTGCACCTGGGACATCCCACCACCCACTGGCACCCATCCCAAGTGGGTGAGGCTCAATGTGGGGGGCACAGTCTTCCTCACCACCAGGCAGACCCTGTGTCGGGAGCAGAAATCTTTCCTGTGTCGTTTGTGCCAGGGCGAGGAGCTGCAGTCGGACCGG GATGAGACTGGTGCATACCTAATAGACCGGGACCCCACTTACTTTGGACCAATCCTGAATTTCCTCCGTCATGGGAAGCTGGTTCTGGATAAAGATATGGCTGAAGAAG GTGTCCTAGAAGAAGCCGAGTTCTACAACATTGGTCCTTTAATCCGAATAATCAAGGATCGACTGGAGGAGAAGGACTACACAGTAACTCAG GTACCTCCTAAGCATGTCTACCGTGTGCTACAGTGCCAGGAAGAGGAGCTCACTCAGATGGTTTCCACTATGTCAGATGGATGGCGCTTTGAGCAG CTTGTGAACATTGGTTCATCCTATAACTATGGAAATGAGGACCAGACAGAGTTCCTGTGCGTGGTCTCCAAAGAGCTGTACAACTCCCCCAATGGCCTGAGCTCTGAGCCCAGCCACAAAGCCAAG AGCACAGAGGAGGacctggaggaggaagagcaggaggtggaggaggaggcagagacagaagcagaagcagaggagaaaggtgCAGCAAATCCTTGa